CCATCGCGCTTGATCTCCAGGCCAAGCTCGATGACCCCTGCAACAAATGCACGTGTTTCGGTTCGATCATGGATGTCGGGCGCCGCGATCAGCCTCACCGCCGTCGGACGCGGCGCGATGTTCTCGCGACCGGCAAGCTGCTTGTCGATGTAAGGCGACAGCATCGCCTGGACGAGCGCCCCATAGTCCATCTCGAAGCGGATGGGGTCGCCGACCGCGAATTTCTTCGCCTCGGTGATGTCGACGATCAGATGGTCGCTGGAGGCGGTGACGATTTCCACATTGCGGTGGCGCGGCTTCAGCCCCTCGGGGCGCATGTCCACGCGGCCGAGGTTGACGATGCCGCGCAGGCGCGCACCGCGATCCTCGAAAACGAGCCGGTTGCCGAACGCGTCGGGCCCCGTCTCGCCGTCCGGCAGGGAGTGCTTCATCTTAATCTCGACGAGTTCCGCCTCCAGCGTGAAGCCGCCGTCGTCGTAGCCCGGCAGCGTGCCACCGGTGAAGGAGTTCTCGCCGCGCAGGATGGTCGCGCCGACGCGCAGCATGTTGACGCCCTTGGGCAGCGGCTCGGTCTGCATCAGTGCGAGATTCGCGGAGTTGCCGCCGGAAATGTAGTCGAGTTTCGTGCCGAAACGCTGTTCCAGCTGGTCCGCGAGGTTGCAGAGATTGTCCAACTTTGCGCGTGTCGGCATGACCCCGCTGGCGCACATGAAGTTGGCGCCGATACCGGCGAGCCGCAGCGACGGCTCGCGCATCGCGGTCGCCGCCAGCGGGAAAAGGTCCTCCGGCGGCACGCCTTCGCGGCGGTCGCCCATCTCCAGCATGAGGATGACGTCGTGCACGACGCCCTGCTCCTCGGCTGCACGGGCGAGCGCGTCGAGCACTGCCGCTTCGGAATTCAGGCTCATGTCGCACAGCCGCACCACATCCGGCGCTTCGCTGACCGATGGAATACGCAGCATCATCACGGGCGCGGCAATGCCGCTGTTGCGCAGGCGCTGGACGTTGTCGAGCCGCGAATCGGCCAGCCCGGCGGCTCCGCCGCGCAACATGGCGCGCGCCACCAGCGGCGAACCGCAGACGGCCTTGGTCACGCCGAAGACACCGACTTGTCCGCCGAGGCTGTCGACGACGCGCCGCGTGTTCTCAGCGATGATGTCGAGATCGATGACGACGGACGGCATTTTATCCCTTATTCTCGGGCGCCAGCGACGCCCTTGCGCAGAGATGCTCCAGGATCACGGATGCTCCGAGCAGAGCCGTCGTCTCGGTCGGATCGTAAGGCGGCGCCACCTCGACGACGTCCATCCCGACGATATTGACATTCGTCAGCGCCCGGATCGTGTCGATCGCCTCATGCGGCAGCAATCCGTCGACAACCGGCGTGCCCGTGCCCGGCGCAAAGGCGGGATCGATGCAGTCGATGTCGAAGGTGAGGTAGCAGGGCATCCCGTCCGTCACCCTCTCGATCTCGGCGACCAGCGCCGCGATCCCGTGCTGGCGCACCCACGGCCGATGCAGCACGATGATCGGGTCGTCGAGATCATAAAATGTGCGGATGCCGACCTGGATCGACTTCGCCGGGTCGATCAGTCCCTCGTCCATGGCGAAGCGCACATACGAGCCGTGATCGAGGAAGGATGACTTCATCGTGTCGCGATGGGCGTCGAACTGGATCAGCGCCAGCGGGCCGTGCACCTCAGCATGCGCCTTGAGCAGCGGATAAGTGGTCAGGTGGTCGCCGCCGAGGCCGATCAACCTGGTGCCGGCCTTGAGCACGTGCAGGGCCTGCGCATAGGCGTTCTGCAGCATCTCCTGCGGCTGGCCCCGCTGGTAGAACACGTCGCCATAGTCGACCACGGCCAGCCGGTCGAACGGATCGAAGTTCCACGGCCACACCTCGCCCCACGAAAGCTGCGAGGTGGCGCGACGCAGCGCATCCGGCCCCAGCCGCGCGCCCGGCCGCCCGGAAGTCGACAGGTCGTAGGGGATGCCCATGATCGCATAGTCGACGCCGGCAAGGTCGCGGGTCTGCCGCCTGCGCATGAAGCTCCGCGCGCCGGAGAACGGCATCTCGACCTCGGTGCCGTAGAGCGAGTCGTGATCGAAGGCCTGGTCACCACGATGGATGCGCGACATCACTCCCCCCGACGTACCTCTCCTGCCGGTATGCTACACCACCTTAGCCGATCTTGGCGCCTGATGTCGCGCCGGTCTCCAGACCTACTGGGAGACCGGCCGATAGGCCGTGGACAGTCCAAGCCGGTTGCGCTGCAGCCAACGGTAGATCAGCAGCACCGAAACCACCGCCAACCCGGTGCAGAGCCCTATCCAGATGCCGTTGCCGTCGAAGCCAAACCAGAAGGCGAGCGCCACGCCGAGCACGAGCCCGATGCCCCAGTAGCCGATCGCGGCATAGATCATCGGCACGGTCGTGTCCTGCAGGCCACGCAGCATCCCGGCGGCCACGGCCTGGGCGCCGTCGGCCACCTGGAAGAGCGCTGCAAAGGCGAGGAAGGTCACCGCAAAGCCGATCACCGCCGTGTTCGCGGGATCATCGATGTCGATGAAGACGCCGATCAACAGCTTCGGCAGCGTGATCATCACAATGGCCATCAGAGCCATGAACGACACGCCCATCGCCAGGGCAGTCCAGCCGGCGCGGCTGATGCCCTCCGTGTCACGCGCGCCAAAAGCCAGCCCGACGCGCACGGTCGCTGCCTGGGCAAGGCCGAGCGGGATCATGAACGTCACCGAGGAGATCTGCAGCGCGATGGCGTGGGCGGCGAGTTGCGCGGCGCCGATCAAACCCATCAGGAGGGCGGCAGCGTTGAAGATCGTCACCTCGAAGGCCAGGATGCCCGAAATCGGCGCGCCAAGCTTGAGCAGCGCCCGGAAGCGCGGCCAGTCGGCCCGCCAGAAACGACCGAGCAGGTGGTAGCGGCGGAACTGCCTGTGGGTCATGACCACGGCGACCATGCCGAAGAACATGATGAAGCTCGCGAAGCTGGTGGCGAGGCCGGAGCCGACGATGCCCAGCGCGGGAAAGCCGAGATTGCCGAAGACCAGCACCCAGTTGCCAAGCGCGTTGAGGATGACGGC
This portion of the Mesorhizobium shangrilense genome encodes:
- a CDS encoding MATE family efflux transporter, yielding MSAIVAGAQASGKLWREEFRAMLALAWPMILTNLAQAAMTATDVMFIGRLGADSLAAGALGSNMYFAPLIFGLGLVYATQPMMAAELGRKKHSVRDVRRTVRQGLWLAVLAVIPIWILLWNTETVLLAMGQEPPLAKLAGTYVRGLQWAVLPFYGYIVLRSFISALEKPAWALGIMAFAVILNALGNWVLVFGNLGFPALGIVGSGLATSFASFIMFFGMVAVVMTHRQFRRYHLLGRFWRADWPRFRALLKLGAPISGILAFEVTIFNAAALLMGLIGAAQLAAHAIALQISSVTFMIPLGLAQAATVRVGLAFGARDTEGISRAGWTALAMGVSFMALMAIVMITLPKLLIGVFIDIDDPANTAVIGFAVTFLAFAALFQVADGAQAVAAGMLRGLQDTTVPMIYAAIGYWGIGLVLGVALAFWFGFDGNGIWIGLCTGLAVVSVLLIYRWLQRNRLGLSTAYRPVSQ
- a CDS encoding alanine racemase, producing MPSVVIDLDIIAENTRRVVDSLGGQVGVFGVTKAVCGSPLVARAMLRGGAAGLADSRLDNVQRLRNSGIAAPVMMLRIPSVSEAPDVVRLCDMSLNSEAAVLDALARAAEEQGVVHDVILMLEMGDRREGVPPEDLFPLAATAMREPSLRLAGIGANFMCASGVMPTRAKLDNLCNLADQLEQRFGTKLDYISGGNSANLALMQTEPLPKGVNMLRVGATILRGENSFTGGTLPGYDDGGFTLEAELVEIKMKHSLPDGETGPDAFGNRLVFEDRGARLRGIVNLGRVDMRPEGLKPRHRNVEIVTASSDHLIVDITEAKKFAVGDPIRFEMDYGALVQAMLSPYIDKQLAGRENIAPRPTAVRLIAAPDIHDRTETRAFVAGVIELGLEIKRDGVPDAADLPVWIIPDRDRIFEMLDTADDAAVESGLLWMDSEPGDVRRMANPEAAAVFAIRTATKEQARTIDERKILALTMEDIDLVGIRESARKAIQRVTQTTDGFALVLHASVARGMGDDPREAGLSYRECSTVMERIAASRELRAIVLSGIGESPTPPALDAAFGYLLSALGKRILSGRTE
- the speB gene encoding agmatinase, with amino-acid sequence MSRIHRGDQAFDHDSLYGTEVEMPFSGARSFMRRRQTRDLAGVDYAIMGIPYDLSTSGRPGARLGPDALRRATSQLSWGEVWPWNFDPFDRLAVVDYGDVFYQRGQPQEMLQNAYAQALHVLKAGTRLIGLGGDHLTTYPLLKAHAEVHGPLALIQFDAHRDTMKSSFLDHGSYVRFAMDEGLIDPAKSIQVGIRTFYDLDDPIIVLHRPWVRQHGIAALVAEIERVTDGMPCYLTFDIDCIDPAFAPGTGTPVVDGLLPHEAIDTIRALTNVNIVGMDVVEVAPPYDPTETTALLGASVILEHLCARASLAPENKG